From the Streptomyces sp. NBC_00390 genome, the window GGTCATCTGGGCCGAACTGCCCCTCCACGGCGGCGCCGGCCCGTCGGTGGAGGGACTCGCCGAGATCCTGCTCGACGAGGAGGAAGCGCTTTCCGGCGAAGGCCGGGAGCAGGACGGCGCGGCAGGGTGAGGGGCATCGCGAAGTCGCCGTACGAACGCTCGCCCGGCACGCCCCACGGGCCGGGTCACGGCTTCCGGCCCGCCGCCGCTCCCCCGGCCGGGGCGGCCGGTTCCCGACCTTGCTCGTTCCTGACCCCCTGTGTCCTGGAGCAATCGTGACTGCACCTCGTGTCCGGACAGCGGCCGTCGCAGGCTGCCTCACTCTCCTGCTCCTGAGCGGCTGCACCGAGACGCCGAAGGCCACGCCCGTGAAGCCGGCGGTCGCCACCTCCGCAGAGGAGGCGGGGGGCATGGGCATGCTGATCGCCGCGGCGATGAAAGAGGGCGCGCTCAACGCGATCGCGCTTCCCCGGGACTGGGCCAACTACGGCGGTCTGATCGACGGCTTCGAGAAGAAGTACGGGATCGACGTCACGGTCGCAGATCCCCAGGGCTCCAGCCAGGACGAGATCGACGCCATCAAGAAGAGCGGGAAACGCGCCGACGCCCCCGACGTCATCGACGTGGGGGACACATTCGCGCGGACAGCGGCCCGGCAGAACCTGCTCGCGCCGTACCGGGTCGCCGCGTACGACTCGATCCCTGACAACCAGAAGGACGACAAGGCGCGCTGGTACAACAACTACGGCGGCTACATCTCCATCGGCTGCGACGCCGGCCGCGTCAAGCCCTGCCCCCGGACCTTCGCCGATCTGCTGGACCCCCGGTACAAGGGGAAGGTCTCGCTCGACGGCGACCCCACCCGTTCCAGCACCGCCTTCGCCGGCGTCTACGCCGCCGCCCTCGCGAACGGGGGGTCCTTCGACGACATCCGCCCCGGCCTCGACTTCTTCGCCGAGCTCAACGACCGAGGCAACTTCAACCCCGTCGAGTCCACCTCGGCCGCGGTCGAGACCGGCAGGACCCCCATCAGCATCGACTGGGACTACGTCAACCTCGACTACGCGGACCGGTTCCGCGCCAAGGGCGTGGACTGGCGGGTCGCCATCCCCTTCGACGGCAGCTATGCCCAGTACTACGCCCTGGCCGTCAACAGGAACGCCCCGCACCCGGCGGCAGCCCGCCTGTGGCAGGAGTACCTCTTCAGCGTGGCGGGCCAGAACCTCCGGCTCAAGGGCTTCGCCCGCCCTGTGCTGATGGAGACCATGCGCGAGGACGGCACCCTCGACGAGACCGCCGCGGCAATACTGCCGACGGTCGAGGGGGAGCCCCAGTTCCCCACGGACGCGCAACTGGAGAAGGCGAGGGTGACGGTCGAACGGGGCTGGGCGAAGGCCGTGGGCGGCTGAACACGTCGCGTCCGATGCGCTCCGAACCCCTTGTCCTGGCCCGGCCGTCCGGAACACAGATCACCCGGTGCACTCGATCAAGGTGTCCCGGACGAGCCTGAAGGCCCTGGCCGCCTTCACGACCGAACGCCCTGCCGTACGCGTCGAGTTCACCGAGGACGTCTCCCCGCGTCTGCTGCCCCGTCTCCTCGACGGCGAACTCGACGTCGCCGTCCTCACCGACTACCCGCCGGGCCTGCCGGCGCGCGAGGGCCTGCACGCGACCCACCTCCTGGACGACGAACTGCTGTGCGCGCTGCCGAGCAGCCACCGCCTGGCGAACGCGGACCCGGACGCCGGGGACCTCGACCTCGCCGAACTGGCCGACGAGTCCTGGGTCGAGGACTACGCGGGTTCGGCCTCCGCCCTCGCCGCGGCATGCGCCCGCGCCGGGTTCACGCCCCGCATCGACATCCCGTGCGGCGGCCGGCTCGGCAAACGGGCATTCGTGGCCGCCGGCCTCGGCGTCCTCCTGGCACCCGCTCTCCTCCTCCCGGCCCTCCGCCCCGACCTGGCCGTCCGCCGCCTGCGTGAACCCCCGTACCGCAGCGTCTACGCGGTGGTCCAGGAGCGCCACTCGGCACCTTCCGAGGCCTCCGCCGCGTTCGTCGAGGCCCTTGCCCGCACCGATACGGTGCGGGCATGTCCACCCGCCGCTTCCACGGCGAACCAGGGAACGAAGGCGACGCTGCTCCACCGAGGGCTTGGCGATGAGGGCCAGGAGCTGCGCGGATAGCGGCGGGTGACCGTTCGATATGCGCGTTCGCGGCGACACTGCTTCGCTGATGGGGCCCGCTCTCCCCCGATCTCTAGGAGTGATCATGAGCGTTGCAGGTGAATCCGGCGGCCGTGCCCAGCAGATGCGTGCGAAGGCGCAGGAACTGAAGGAAGCGGCGGAGCGTGCCACCGACCCGCAGGAGCGCCAGAAGCTTCAGGAGAAGGCGCGCCGCATGCAGGAGCAGAGCGAGCAGGAGATCCGCAAGGGCAGCCAGGGCCTGGACCCCATGAAGTAGCGGGCCCGCTGACACCGGCCGGCAGCCTTCTCGTCCCAGGACGCGATGGCTGCCGGCTGGATCTCTGCGGAACCTGAGCAGGGCGGGAACCTACTCGTGCCGATTTAGCCCATTTGGTGGGTTTAGGGCGATATTTCGGGTGCTGGTGCCGTCTCATGGGCTTGACCACTACCGCGTTCGGACGGAGGTGCCCGATGTACAGCATGCGCGCCGAACCGCTGGCGACGAAGGCCGGCCTTGGAGTGGTGCGGCACGCTCTCGACCGCGACGGTACTGCCTTGTGCGGCCGAGGCAGCTCCTGCACCTTCTCCATGAACGCCGTTGCCACGGCAGCAGCGTATTCCCTCGGCGAGAGGTCCACGTGAGTCGCCCTGACACCTCACGGCAGCACACCCGGGTCAGGCCGCGGATCGTCGAGCGATGGCGCGAGTCGGCGGACCGGAACCTCACCCCCACGAAACGGTCGCTGATCGTCACGTGGATCTCCTTCGGCACGACATGGGGCGTCGTGCGGCTGATCACGCACGGCATCCGGGGCGGGTGGCTGCCGTGGGGGAACATCTCGGCCGGCGGCCAACACCTGCACCACTACAACCTCGGCATCGCCACCCTCGCCGGCGTCGGCCTGGTCGCCGTACGCGGCGACGAACGGGCCATCGGGCACCCCGCGGTCGCGGCTGCCTACGGCGCCGGAACAGCTCTGATCACGGATGAGTTCGCCCTGCTGCTGGACCTGAGCGACGTCTACTGGGACAAGCAGGGGCGGCTCAGTGTGGACGTCTCCCTGGGCTTCCTGTCCGTACTCGGCGCGTATCTGACCGCCAAGCCGTTCTGGGACGAGGTCGCCCGTGTCACCCGCCACCACGTGGCCTCCGCGGCCAGGCGAGGCGTCTCGGCGGCCGTATGACGGGGTCAACCGCGGCCTCGGCCCTCCCTCGGGGAGCCGGGAGGAGCGAAGGCCCCGCCCGGGACTCGTAGCGCCCGCGGGAGGGACGCGGACAGCCTGTCGATGCAGCTACCGGCACTCGCGGTCAGAACCTCACGGGCAGCGCGACCAGTCCGCGGGCACGCATCGACGGCCGCCACCTCAACTCGTCGCGCGGCACGTCCAACGCCAGAGCGGGGAACCGCTGCAGCAGCGCACTCACGGCGATCTGCGTTTCCAGCCGTGCCAGAGGGGCGCCGACGCAGTAGTGGATGCCGTGACCGAGGGCCAGGTGCCCACCGTCCCGCCTGTCCACATCGAGACGGTCGGGGTCGGGAAACCGGTCGGGATCACGGTTGGCGGAGGCCAGCGACAGCATCACCGTTTCCCCGGCCGGGATCGTCACCCCGTCGATCTCCACGTCTTCGACAGGGAAACGGCGAATGGCAAGAAGCGCCGGACCGTCGTAGCGGGCGAACTCCTCCACTGCGCCTTCGACCTTGGCCGGGTCGTCGCGGAGCGCGGCCAGTTGCTCCGGGTGGTCAAGAAGCGCCAGCACAGCGGTGCCGATGAGTTGCACCGTGTTCTCGTAGCCGGCGAACAGCATGAGGAACGCGAGTGATGTCAGCTCGTCCTCGCTGAGCTTGTCACCCTCGTCGCGCACGTCGATCAGATCCGTCAGCAGGTCGTTGCCCGGCGTGCGCCGTTTCTCGGCAACGAATTGGGTGAAGTACGCCAGCATGGCGGGCACGGCCTGCTTCGCCGCGCCGGGATTCTCGGGATCCGGGGCGACCAACGCATCGGTCCAGGCCCGGAAGTCCCGGCGCGAGTCGTGCGGCACGCCCAGCAGGTCGCAGATGACGGCGATCGGCAGCGGCGCAGCGAACTCCGCGACAAGGTCGGCGCGCCCCCGGCCGGCTACGCCCTCCAACAGCTGGTCGGCCAAGGTCTGCACGCCCGGACGCATCCGCTCCACCCGGCCGGGCGTGAAGGCCTTGCTGACAAGGCGCCTGATCCGGGTGTGGTCCGGCGGGTCCATGTTCAGCAGGTTGCGGTCGAGGGCCGGGGGAAGCGAGAAGCCTCGGTAGTTGCCGGGAAGCCGGTACACCTTGTCCAGGGAAAGCCGCGGGTCGGCCAGGAGTTGCCGCACGTCGGCATAGCGGGTGACGATCCAAACCGGCAGCCCGTCCGGCCCGGTGACCCGGTGCACCGGCCCCGCCTCGCGAAGCCGGGCGTACGCCGCGTGAGGGTCAGCGACCAGGGCGCGCGGGTCAGGAAGAGTGGTAGCCATGGCGGGCAGCCTAGGACGATCATCCGGGGCCGCTCCCCGTACCCCTCCGTCAACTGACGGACCATCAGAAGCGTCAGCGACCACCAGAGCGTCCAGGTGGTCATTGACCTCGGCCTTTGTATGACCTTGTGGCCGAACCATCGACAGTGGGACCAGCGGCTCGGTGACCTCCCACAACCCGTCCGGAAGCTCCCCCGATCGTCAGCCCCGCACGTAGGGGCCCGTACGGGCCGAGGAACGAGCCTCAATCACGCTCCGCCCCTCCCTGCACAGCTTTGATCAGTGCAAATGACCGAAATGCGGCTCGCGCGGCCACCCGTCCGTGTGGTGGTCTGTCGCCGTGGAGGGGATCATCGC encodes:
- a CDS encoding ABC transporter substrate-binding protein, translating into MTAPRVRTAAVAGCLTLLLLSGCTETPKATPVKPAVATSAEEAGGMGMLIAAAMKEGALNAIALPRDWANYGGLIDGFEKKYGIDVTVADPQGSSQDEIDAIKKSGKRADAPDVIDVGDTFARTAARQNLLAPYRVAAYDSIPDNQKDDKARWYNNYGGYISIGCDAGRVKPCPRTFADLLDPRYKGKVSLDGDPTRSSTAFAGVYAAALANGGSFDDIRPGLDFFAELNDRGNFNPVESTSAAVETGRTPISIDWDYVNLDYADRFRAKGVDWRVAIPFDGSYAQYYALAVNRNAPHPAAARLWQEYLFSVAGQNLRLKGFARPVLMETMREDGTLDETAAAILPTVEGEPQFPTDAQLEKARVTVERGWAKAVGG
- a CDS encoding LysR substrate-binding domain-containing protein produces the protein MHSIKVSRTSLKALAAFTTERPAVRVEFTEDVSPRLLPRLLDGELDVAVLTDYPPGLPAREGLHATHLLDDELLCALPSSHRLANADPDAGDLDLAELADESWVEDYAGSASALAAACARAGFTPRIDIPCGGRLGKRAFVAAGLGVLLAPALLLPALRPDLAVRRLREPPYRSVYAVVQERHSAPSEASAAFVEALARTDTVRACPPAASTANQGTKATLLHRGLGDEGQELRG
- a CDS encoding DUF6381 family protein — its product is MSVAGESGGRAQQMRAKAQELKEAAERATDPQERQKLQEKARRMQEQSEQEIRKGSQGLDPMK
- a CDS encoding cytochrome P450 family protein, with protein sequence MATTLPDPRALVADPHAAYARLREAGPVHRVTGPDGLPVWIVTRYADVRQLLADPRLSLDKVYRLPGNYRGFSLPPALDRNLLNMDPPDHTRIRRLVSKAFTPGRVERMRPGVQTLADQLLEGVAGRGRADLVAEFAAPLPIAVICDLLGVPHDSRRDFRAWTDALVAPDPENPGAAKQAVPAMLAYFTQFVAEKRRTPGNDLLTDLIDVRDEGDKLSEDELTSLAFLMLFAGYENTVQLIGTAVLALLDHPEQLAALRDDPAKVEGAVEEFARYDGPALLAIRRFPVEDVEIDGVTIPAGETVMLSLASANRDPDRFPDPDRLDVDRRDGGHLALGHGIHYCVGAPLARLETQIAVSALLQRFPALALDVPRDELRWRPSMRARGLVALPVRF